TACCTGGAGGGATCAAGGTTATGTGCCAGTTGGACTAGTGCTTGGCAGAGGTCGACGCTCCAGTGGAGTTCCTCGTCGGGCTGATCACGAATTACTTCATTCATTACACCCCAGATAATGATACTCGGATGGTTCAGGTGCTGGGTGATCATCTCACGCATCATCTGCTTTGCATTAGCTATGAACGCCTCCCGCCCCACTGACCTGACCACCGGGATTTCCTCCCATACCAGTAAACCGAGGCTATCACACGCATCCAGAACGGCTGGATCCTGTGGATAATGGGCAAGACGAACGAAGTTGGCCCCCATGGACTTGATAAGCCGCATATCCTCGATATGTAGCTCGTTCGGGACAGCATTGCCATAACCAGCTCGGTCCTGATGACGGTTCACTCCCTTAAGTCGCAGGTATTCGCCATTGAGATAGAAACCCTGGTCGGGGTCAAAAGAGAACCATCGCAAGCCGAAATTGCCAGTTATCTCATCCAGGGTTACCTGGTCACGGCTCAATCGAACTTGAACTGCATAGAGATGCGGAGCTTCAGGAGACCACAAGGTGATCGGTGCAGATATCTCCAAATCAAGCTGGATTTCAGCAGTTGAGTCCGGTGGGATGGACACATCCACCGAGCGGGTGAGAACTATCCTTTTTTGAGGGTCTTGGATCACAGTCTCCAACTGGCCGTCGAAGGATTCTTTTGAAGTATTTATCACCGGAGTGGTGACCGTCACATGTGCCCGCTCCGGGGATACCTCCGGCGTCTGGACGTGTACCCACTCTATGTGCACTGTGGTCGTTTCCAGCAGATACAAATCGCGGTAGATGCCGCCGTACATGGTATAGTCAGCGCTCTGGGGTGGGATATCATAGTGGTAGGCGTTGTTTACCCTGACTGCAATAAGATTCCGCTTACCAAAGGCTATATAAGGTGTAATATCAAAGCTAAAACCCGAATAACCGCCAATATGTTCTCCCACATAGAACTCATTTACCCATACATCCGTGACCTTATTGGCACCCTCAAATACCAGATAGAGACGTTTGCCCGCGTTGGATTTCGGAATATTTACAGCCTTACGGTACCAACCTGATCCCCGGTAATAGCCAGGAGAAATATCGTAACCGTCCTCAATCCCGCGTCTATCAAAGGGATCATCAACATTCCAAGTGTGCGGCAGATTAACTCGTTCCCAACGTCGGTCATTCAAATCAGCCTGGTAACCAGCATTTACTTCCCCCTTATGAAAGCGCCAGCTATTATTAATCCTCTGGAGAGACCGAACCGGCTTGGAATCTTCAGAGGCACAGGAAGACCAGAATAGAAATACTCCTACGACAATCATAGTCCGTGTTGTGATGCGAAACATAATGCTCACCTTACGGCCTATAGGGTTCTTTAAGAGGGAAGATTCGGATGATCTGGCTTTCATGAGCACCCAGGGGGATTTGGATCACCTTTTCTTCTCCAAATACAGTTTCATCGATCACGAGTCGGACGTCTTGTGGCTCCTCCGTTGCCACAAAGATAACCGCTTCACGATCATGCCGAATTCCAATTGTAAAGGCGCCGCAGCTAATCTTATCCGTAAAAGAATCAGGATAGATTTGGTTACGAAAACTACTTACCTCAATTTCCGTGGCGAACATGATTCCATTCCGGAAAAAGAATTCGACCGGTCGGCCCTCACCGGTGACACCCCTACCGGCAATCCAGGTCCAGTGTGGCGGTAGCTTAGGATTGATAGTCAATCCCTCCGCACCTTCCGCATATTGCAGCAGGTCAACATCTGCAAAAGGACGACCTTTGATCTGCTGATTGACGTTTGGATCAGGCGTCAAGACAACAAATTGGGCTTGCCCAAAAAGGAAACCTGAGAGCACCAGCCCATACAAAAAACTGTACCACTTAGATCTCATCTTGATTACCCATAGACAGATTGAGATAGCTCATCACACTTATCGTCATGGTAGGGAAATAGCCACTAGCCGAAGCTTGGGCTTCTCTAACTGGTTGACATACCACACCAGGTCAAGAGGATCAGTGTGGCCGCCATTGTGGGGGGCCAGCAGTACCCGGATTTGTATCAAATGTGGTGTCTGTGCTTTTACGTGGATTTCGATCATCTTTACCTCCATTCTGTTGGTAGTCCAAGTAATATATATAGCGCTCATGGCACGCCATCAGCGTCGGGTTTCTGTCAGGCTGTCATAGCCAAGGCGTGTCTGGCCCCATTTAGTCCATTCCGGTGCACTTTGCCCTGAAGCCGAACGGGGTAAGCAATATGGGCCTTGCATCAACCAGTTCCGGCCTATTTAGTACCCTAACAGTCGCGGCAGCATGAGACTTAAATCCTCGATATAGGTCACCAGTAACAGCGCCAGGATCATGGCCACATAGAGCGGCAGCAGCGGTTTGATCATATTTGTTATCGACGTTTTAGCGATACTACAGCCGACGAACAGCACGCTGCCGACCGGTGGGGTGCAAAGGCCAATACAGAGATTCAAGACCATCATGATCCCGAAATGCAGTGGTGTCATACCTAATTGCATGACCACGGGGAGAAAAATGGGTGTGAAGATTAACACGGCCGGAGTCATATCCATAAACGTGCCCACGATCAGCAGAATGATATTGATGACCAGAAGAATAATAAATTTGCTTTCGGTCAGGGCGATCAGGGTGGCGCTGATGTTCTGGGGGATGTTTTCATAGGACAGAATCCAGGACATGGCCCTTGACGTGCCAATCAGCAGCATGACGATCGCAGTGGTCTCTACTGCCTTAAGTAGAATGGATGGCAGTTCACTGATTTTTACTTCACGATAAACCACGACCGATAAGAATAGGGCATAGAGAACGGCCACCGCACTGGCTTCCGTCGCCGTAAAAATGCCGGCAATAATCCCACCGATAACGATCACAATCAGCAGGAGGCTGGGAACAGCATCCAGAAATTTCTTGGCAGAATCCAGCAATGGGGTCCATTCTCCCCGTGGGTAATCACGAAGTAATGCGATGACGGCTGAGACGGCCATGAGTCCTAATCCCACCAGAATGCCGGGGAGATAGCCGGCGATGAACAGCGCGGCGATCGATACACCGCCGCTGGCGAGCGAGTAAACGATCAGCACGTTACTGGGCGGGATCAGGAGACCGGTAGTTGCCGCTGTGACGGTGATGGCCGTGTTAAAGTTTTTTTCATAGCCTTCCTTATTCATGATCGGAATCATGAACCCACCGACGGCGGAAGTGGCCGCCACTGCCGATCCTGAAATTGCGCCGAAGAACATACAGGCCAGTATATTGACATACGCCAGGCCACCCGGCAGCATGCCAACGAGGACCTTGGCGAAATCGATCAAGCGCCGGGCAATTCCACCCCGACCCATGAGCATGCCGGAAAGAATGAAAAAGGGGATGGCGAGCAGGGCAAAACTGTTGATCCCGGTGGCCATTTGCTGTGCAACGGTGGTGATGGCCGGAACCGGAGCGATGGTAAACAGCATGGTAAGCACGGTCGCCACACCAATGCCGATGGCAATCGGTACGTTGCATGCCAGAAGGAGAATAAAACTTACAATAAGGACAATAATCGATATATCCATTACAATACCCTTATGGCTAATCGATTACCCTGACTTCGTGTTCTTCCGCTACCGTCGGTTCTTTAATTATAGCCGCGATGATGAACGTGATTGAGAAGAACATCATCAGAATACCGGTAATCGGAAGGACCAGGTATACGTAGCCCATTGGAATGCCCATCGCCGGGGAGATTTGATTCAGGGTGAATGTGAGATTCACGAGCCGCAGTCCGCCGATGACAAGAATGAACAGGGCGAACAACAATACGACCAGGGAAATGCCAATCTCGACGACGCGTTTCTTGACGCCCACCAACCTGGCGGTCAGTACATCAATGCCCAGATGGGCGCGAGTATAAAAAGCATAACTGGCACCGAGGAGACCGATCCAGATCAATAGAAAACCAGCCAACTCTTCCGTAAATGAACTGGGGTCCCGAAGAATAAATCTGGTGCAGACCTGCCAGGTTACGTCCAGCACATTGGCCGACATAAGGATGACCAGGACGATACCAAGTGTCCTGGTGATGACTGAGATCATTTTATCCATAGATAATCGTATCCTACGCAATCATGAGTGGATTAATTAAGGGAAATTCTTTCGCAATTATGCTGGATATCGCATCCTTGGTTCCTATAAAACAATAGCCCTTGCTAGTCGGCACCTATTCAACCTGTTCGATTTGCTGGATCAAGTCGTAGATGGGTGTTCCTATGTAGGAGGCATGCATCTCCCGCACTGATTCACGGAATGGTGTTTTATCAGGATAGATAATTTCGACGCCTCCGTTTTGAACTTCCCGGAGCGCCTCATCACAGGCCTCCTTCCATAGTTGCTTCTGATACTCCACGGACTCTTCCACCGCCTTTTGCAGCCACTGCTGTTCCTGGGAGGAAAGACTTTCCCAGACCACCGTGCTCATGAGCAGGATGTCAGGTACGGAGGTATGTTCGTCAAGGCTGTAATATTTGCAGACCTCGTAATGCCGTGACAGGTAGAAACTCGGCGGATTGTTTTCCGCACCATCGACCACACCCTGCTGTAACGAGGTATATAGCTCGCCCCAGGGGATCGGGGTCGCCGATCCCCCCAGCGCCTGAATCATTTTCACCGAGGTTATGCTTTTCATAACCCGGATTTTCAATCCCTGCAAATCCGCCGGTGTATTTACTGGTCGGTCTTTGGTATAAAAGCTGCGGCTGCCGGCATCGTAATAGCACATCCCGCGCAGGAAATAATCTTCACCCGCTACCAGGAGTCGCTTTCCAATCTCGCCGTTCAAGACTTTCCAGCGGTGATCGTCATCCCGGAAAACGTAGGGAATGCCAAATATCTTCATCTCAGGGACAAAGGCTTCTAACGGAGCGGTTGACACCTTGGTCATTGCCAGACTACCGATTTGGAGAAGCTCGATCAGATCCCGTTCTTGTCCCAGCTGACCGCCGGGATAGATGTCTATCCGCATGCGGCCACCGGACTCCTCCGCCACCCTCTTGACCATATAGACCATGCCTTTGTGGACCGGGTGGGTGGCATCCAGCACGTGGGCCAGCTTGAGCACTCTAACGGGTTGTTCACCGGCACATGCCGCCAGGACCAACAGAAATGGAATGAGGATTAATCTAAACCGCACCAGGCACCTTAAGTATACGCACATCATCTTCCCCGCTTTTCTGTCTACAGATTGTAGGCCTGTTTGCTCAGATCGTACGCCAGGGCAGGCATGATTTCCTCAGCATCCTCCCTATCAATTATATGCCGGGCTACCTGACCGGCCAGGAAATTGGCATCCACCCGCCGACTCACATCATGGCGAGCAGGTATGGAGGGAAAGGCGCGGGTATCGTCGATAAAGCCAACAGTCTTATGGAAACCAGCCGTTTCGGTAATCCTTTGACGGAAATAGATCATGCCCTGAATACTGTCACTGAACCACCAGGGCGGTCCCAGCCACATGGCGGGATAATGCCCTGCCAGGGGCGCCAGTTCGCGAGTATAGTTGGTCTCGTCCAATGTGAAGACAATGACCCTGAACCGGGGATCATTACCATAAGCATTTAATAATTCATGCAGACAGCGGGTATATTCAGTCGGGAGCGGGATGTCGCCGCCCTTATCGGGACCGAATTTTTCAAAAACAGCCAGATTATGGTTTCGCATGGCCCCCGGGTGAATCTGCATGACCAGCCCGTCCTCCGCGCTCATGCGCGCCATCTCCATGAGCATATGGGCTGTGAAACGCCTGGCTTCATCTGGGGTAACCTGCCTCTTCAAAGCCCGTTGAAAGAGGGTGTCAGCCTCGCGATCAGACAGCCTGTGGGTCAGGGGGCTTTCAATTCCGTGATCGGTGGCCGTGCATCCCATGGATTTAAAGAAGCTGCGGCGCTCCTCCAGGGCCTGGATGTAGCTGGCATATGAGGTGATCTCATAGCCACACACCTCACCGAGCTTGTGGATGTTATCGTGCCACTCAAAATGAGACAGGTCGGTCACCGGATCCGGACGAAAGGTGGGAATGATCCTGGCATCCCAGCCTGATTCGCGAATCATTTGGTGATCCTCAAGGGTATCAAAGGGGGCATCGGTGGTGGCCAGGACCTCGATATTGAAGCTATCAAACAGGTTCCTGGGCAGAAATTCCTCGGTCTGGAGTTTCTCCAGAAGCCGGTCATAGATGCGCAGCGCCGATTCGCCAGTGAGTTTTTCGGTGATCCCGAATACCTCGACGAACTCGGCATCCAGCCAGATGCCGGTAGGCGTGCCTGCGAACAGGTAGTAATGATCCCCGAACAACTGCCAGATCCTGCGGTGATCGGTTTCTACCGGTGACCCATCACGCGTGGGCACCCCGAAGTCTTCCAGGCTGATCCCATGGGAATAGAGCAGCCGGAAGACGTAGTGGTCGGGGATCAAAATAAGCTCGGTGGGATCGGGGAAAGGCCGGTTCTGCGAGAACAGCTTGGGGTCGACATGGCCGTGGGGGCACAGTAGGGGTAGATCCTTCACGCTCGCGTATAATTCACGGGCTATTTCACGAACTGCCGGCTCGGGGTCAAATATGCGGTCAGGATTCAGATAAGACATAAATACTCCTGGATCGAAGGTTAAGTGGACTTCTGTTTGCTCGGCCGGTTTCACACACCTGGCGGCTAATTATCTTGCCAGCCACCCGCCATCGACCGCAACGGTATATCCGTTCATATAGGAGGAAGCTTTCGAAGCCAGAAAAACGGCGATTCCTTTCAGGTCTTCGGGTTCCCCCCATCGCCCGGCTGGAATACGTTCCAGAATGGCCTTGCTCCGCACCGGATCGGCTCTCAGCGGCGCCGTATTATCGGTGGCCATGTAGCCGGGAGCAATGGCGTTGACATTGATGTTATGAGGAGCCAATTCATTGGCCAGCAGCCTGGTCAATCCCATAACCGCACTCTTGGTGGCCGTATATGAGGGGACGAAAATCCCGCCCTGGAAACTGAGCAGGGAGGCGACGTTGATGATTTTACCGCCGGTGTCTTGCTTGATCAGAACCTTCGCGACCGCCTGACTGAGGAGGAAAAGAGCTGTCTGATTCACGTCAATGACTTCATCCCAATCCTTTTCTGTGAATTCGGTTAATGGCGCCCGGCGAATGATGCCGGCATTATTGACCAGAATATCAATATGCCCGAAATGATC
This genomic window from Candidatus Neomarinimicrobiota bacterium contains:
- a CDS encoding glycoside hydrolase family 2 TIM barrel-domain containing protein; translated protein: MFRITTRTMIVVGVFLFWSSCASEDSKPVRSLQRINNSWRFHKGEVNAGYQADLNDRRWERVNLPHTWNVDDPFDRRGIEDGYDISPGYYRGSGWYRKAVNIPKSNAGKRLYLVFEGANKVTDVWVNEFYVGEHIGGYSGFSFDITPYIAFGKRNLIAVRVNNAYHYDIPPQSADYTMYGGIYRDLYLLETTTVHIEWVHVQTPEVSPERAHVTVTTPVINTSKESFDGQLETVIQDPQKRIVLTRSVDVSIPPDSTAEIQLDLEISAPITLWSPEAPHLYAVQVRLSRDQVTLDEITGNFGLRWFSFDPDQGFYLNGEYLRLKGVNRHQDRAGYGNAVPNELHIEDMRLIKSMGANFVRLAHYPQDPAVLDACDSLGLLVWEEIPVVRSVGREAFIANAKQMMREMITQHLNHPSIIIWGVMNEVIRDQPDEELHWSVDLCQALVQLAHNLDPSRYTAQAQFKDRGTDIMGITEISGWNCYYGWYSGTFDDFGDVMDERKQAYPEQVFIISEYGAGSKRGYHVEDSKAPDFSENWQLAFHKRYWEQIVQRPYIAGSCVWNMFDFGSYEKGGNIPHINQKGLADFARVPKDVFYFYQSIWTEEPMIYIVSHTWLQRAGVEGEAKQIEVFSNCDSVELLINGESLGTRPQPFIWRATLKKGTNHLRAIGRKEQTVVEDKITIRYSLSD
- a CDS encoding TRAP transporter large permease gives rise to the protein MDISIIVLIVSFILLLACNVPIAIGIGVATVLTMLFTIAPVPAITTVAQQMATGINSFALLAIPFFILSGMLMGRGGIARRLIDFAKVLVGMLPGGLAYVNILACMFFGAISGSAVAATSAVGGFMIPIMNKEGYEKNFNTAITVTAATTGLLIPPSNVLIVYSLASGGVSIAALFIAGYLPGILVGLGLMAVSAVIALLRDYPRGEWTPLLDSAKKFLDAVPSLLLIVIVIGGIIAGIFTATEASAVAVLYALFLSVVVYREVKISELPSILLKAVETTAIVMLLIGTSRAMSWILSYENIPQNISATLIALTESKFIILLVINIILLIVGTFMDMTPAVLIFTPIFLPVVMQLGMTPLHFGIMMVLNLCIGLCTPPVGSVLFVGCSIAKTSITNMIKPLLPLYVAMILALLLVTYIEDLSLMLPRLLGY
- a CDS encoding TRAP transporter small permease codes for the protein MDKMISVITRTLGIVLVILMSANVLDVTWQVCTRFILRDPSSFTEELAGFLLIWIGLLGASYAFYTRAHLGIDVLTARLVGVKKRVVEIGISLVVLLFALFILVIGGLRLVNLTFTLNQISPAMGIPMGYVYLVLPITGILMMFFSITFIIAAIIKEPTVAEEHEVRVID
- a CDS encoding TRAP transporter substrate-binding protein, which encodes MCVYLRCLVRFRLILIPFLLVLAACAGEQPVRVLKLAHVLDATHPVHKGMVYMVKRVAEESGGRMRIDIYPGGQLGQERDLIELLQIGSLAMTKVSTAPLEAFVPEMKIFGIPYVFRDDDHRWKVLNGEIGKRLLVAGEDYFLRGMCYYDAGSRSFYTKDRPVNTPADLQGLKIRVMKSITSVKMIQALGGSATPIPWGELYTSLQQGVVDGAENNPPSFYLSRHYEVCKYYSLDEHTSVPDILLMSTVVWESLSSQEQQWLQKAVEESVEYQKQLWKEACDEALREVQNGGVEIIYPDKTPFRESVREMHASYIGTPIYDLIQQIEQVE
- the uxaC gene encoding glucuronate isomerase; the protein is MSYLNPDRIFDPEPAVREIARELYASVKDLPLLCPHGHVDPKLFSQNRPFPDPTELILIPDHYVFRLLYSHGISLEDFGVPTRDGSPVETDHRRIWQLFGDHYYLFAGTPTGIWLDAEFVEVFGITEKLTGESALRIYDRLLEKLQTEEFLPRNLFDSFNIEVLATTDAPFDTLEDHQMIRESGWDARIIPTFRPDPVTDLSHFEWHDNIHKLGEVCGYEITSYASYIQALEERRSFFKSMGCTATDHGIESPLTHRLSDREADTLFQRALKRQVTPDEARRFTAHMLMEMARMSAEDGLVMQIHPGAMRNHNLAVFEKFGPDKGGDIPLPTEYTRCLHELLNAYGNDPRFRVIVFTLDETNYTRELAPLAGHYPAMWLGPPWWFSDSIQGMIYFRQRITETAGFHKTVGFIDDTRAFPSIPARHDVSRRVDANFLAGQVARHIIDREDAEEIMPALAYDLSKQAYNL
- the kduD gene encoding 2-dehydro-3-deoxy-D-gluconate 5-dehydrogenase KduD — protein: MILDQFKLDGQVAIVTGASRGLGQAMAIGLAEAGADICAVDRSDQSATAKQIEKLGRKCWPVTADLSQRASIPLIVQKTLDHFGHIDILVNNAGIIRRAPLTEFTEKDWDEVIDVNQTALFLLSQAVAKVLIKQDTGGKIINVASLLSFQGGIFVPSYTATKSAVMGLTRLLANELAPHNINVNAIAPGYMATDNTAPLRADPVRSKAILERIPAGRWGEPEDLKGIAVFLASKASSYMNGYTVAVDGGWLAR